Within Bacillus sp. FJAT-45350, the genomic segment GGTATCACCAGAGAATAATAGCTTTTTATTAACAAAGAATGATACACTACCAGGTGTGTGACCAGGTGTTTTTACTGCTAAAACTTCTAGTTCTACATTTTTGAAAACAATCTTTTCATGGTCTTCGAATGGTTTGAAATCAAAAATCGCACCTTCACTCTTCATTAGGTAGTATGAGCCACCTGTTTGGTCTGCAATCTCTTTGCCTCCAGAAATATGGTCAGCATGTAAATGGGAATCAACTATATGAGAAATAGTAGCTCCATCTTCTTTTGCAGCATTTATATATTCATATACAAATCGAGCTGGGTCTACAAGTAACGCTTCACCATCAGAAACGACCATATAGGATAAGCAACCTTTCCCTACACGAACAAATTGATATACTTTAATGTCTTCATCTTCATATACCTTTGCTTTGTATAAGTGCTCACTCCAAGATTTCATACCGCCTTTAAGGTAGCTGACATTCTCTCTTTCTTCTGCTATCATTTCAGCAACCATCATCGAAGAACCTTCTTTTGCACAGACAACTAAAATCTCTTTGTCCGTTGGGATTCTATCAATGATTTCTTCAACTCCATCAAGTAATTCGAAGTAAGGAACATTCACGTATTCAAAGTTTTCACCTTCAATTTTCCAATCTGCAAAATCATTTTCAGTACGAACATCTAAAATAAATAGGTTATCTTTGTTTAACACTCTATCAGTCACTTCTTTTGCTAACATTGCTTTTGCTGTCATATCATATTACCTCCATGGGTATAATTTGTGATAAAAATTTTAGGCCTTATTAAAATGTTAATGACACTTCTGCATCTTTAGCAAAATCTAAAAATGTAACAGCGCCACCCACTTCCATTCCATCAACAAATTCTTCTTTCTACTTATTTTACTGTTTCTTCTGTTTTGCCATTCCACTCACTCATACCAGGTACTACGTTCACCACATCTTTGAACCCTTTGGCAGTTAACTGTTGAGCTACTAAATCACTACGAGTTCCTGTTCGACAAATAACATAAATCGTACTATCCGTATTTAGTTCAGCTATCTTTTCATCTAGTTCTTCTAATGGAATTGACGTAGAACCTGGAATATGTTTGAAGGCATACTCGGCTTGCTCACGAACATCTAGTAATGTAATAGCGTCACCACTGTCTAACTTTTCTTGTAGTCCTTCATTTGAAATCACGTTTGGATGCTTTGTTTCTACATTTTCTTCACCACTAGACTTTCTAAGATAATGTTTTAAAAATCCTTCTTCTTCAACAGTTCCAATATATTGATGTCCAGTACTTTCAGACCAAGCCTTTAAATCTGCAGTTGAACCTTTATCTGTTGCTTGAATCTCAATTACCTTCCCTGGTTCTAATTCACCCATAGCTTTCTTCGTTCTTACGATTGGCATTGGACAAGCTAACCCTTTTGCATCTAATACTACATTTGCTTTAATATTCATCTTTACAATTCCTCCTAGTAAATTTAGATTTATACCATTATAGGTATTTTTATTATGAAAAATTTTTAGCCGTAATTAGATAAATAGATTTACATTTCCATCTTCAGCATCTGCAAGATACGCTGCGACACCTGCATACTCAATTCCATCAATTAATTCTTCTTTTTGAAGGCCTAATAGATCCATTGTCATTGTACATGCAACAAGTTTTACACCTTGCTCTTTTGCCATATCAACTAAATCTGGTAAAGGCATCGCATTATGCTTCTTCATTACATTTTTAATTAGTTTTGGACCCATGCCAGCGAAATGCATTTTTGAAAGACCCATCTTATCAACACCACGTGGCATCATTTTAGCAAACATTTTCTCAAGGAAACTTTTCTTCAATGGAACATGTTCGTCTTTTCTAAAAGCATTCAATCCCCAAAAAGTTGTGAAAATCGTTACCTCGTGGTCATAAGCAGCAGCTCCATTTGCAATAATGAAAGCAGCCATTGCCTTGTCGTAATCACCACTAAATAAAATAATTGTGGTCTTCTTTGTCTCTGTCATTTACGTCACTCCTCTAATATTTTAATACCCTTATAGGTATATTTTTTTGTAAAAAAATATGTGGATTAAATTATATTAAACATATCAATTATACCTCTATAGGTATAATAACTGATAGTAGAAGAATAGTCAACTCGTTATATATATCTTTTATCTCTTTGCACTAGTAAATTTACAGCTTCTTGTATTAAGGTTTCTGTTTCTTCACCTTTCTCACTTGGTCCCTTACACATTGTTCTAAATTAGAGCTTACAACGGCATTTGTGTACTGACTGAAGGACTTACTCATGAGTCACTACACGATAAAACAAAGAATTCAGGGGTTTGGCCTTTTTTTAGTTCATCGAAGAATGTTGGGTCATGTTCTTTAATTGTTTGGATAAATTCTTCATTCTTTTTTCTTAATTCAAGTTCTTTCTTTTTCCCCTCTCCTTACTTTCTGATTGCCTCTAGTGCTTGCTCAATCGATAAATAGTGAATTTGGTTACCGTACTTTTTGTCCCAATCTGCTTTTTGTAATAAATCCCTTACTGGACCTTTTACGGCAGCAAATAGAAATTCAATATCTATATGCTTAAACGACTGCATTATTTCTTCTAATGAATGTATCGCAACAGCGTCAATTGAATTTACACCTGAAAAATCTAAAATAACGTATTTCGTTTGAGGTTTCTCTCCTAATCGCTCGGTGAGCTTATTTTCCAAAAAGGTCATGTTTGCAAAATAAAGCGATGCATCTATTCGGAAAATCATGACTTCTGGGTCTACTTTTGCCTCAGGATAGCGTTTGATATTTCTAAAAACGTGTTCTTTTTCTAAATACCCTAACTCCGCAACATGTGGGTAGGCACTTCTCCCAATGAAAACTAGTAAAGAAAAGGCAACACCAACTAAAATTCCTTGCTCAATACCAATTGTTAATGTCGCAATGAACGTTATGATCCACGTCCAACCGTCAATTTTTTTTACTTTAAATAGGTGTTTAGCTTCTTTTACATCAATTAAGCTATAAACAGCTACCATAATAATCGCCGCGAGAACAGCATTTGGAAGGTAATAGAAGAAACCAGTGAAAAATAATAACGTTAAGATAATTAGGACTGCTGTAATCATTGTTGCGAGTGGTGTTTTAGCACCAGATTGGTAGTTAATTGCTGAACGTGAAAACCCACCAGTAACTGGGTAGCCAGCAAAGAAGGAACCTCCAATATTTGCAAGCCCTAGACCGACCAATTCTTTATTTGGGACAACTTTATATTTTTCTTTTGTTGCAATTGCCTTTGCCATCGCAATCGACTCCATAAATCCAATAAGAGAAATAGCTATCGCGATAGGTAATAATGCTAGAAAAGCTTCTAATGTAAATGCGGGTAATGACAACGATGGAAGTCCTTGTGGAACTTCTCCAATAATTTTCACTCCAGCTTGTTGTAGTTTTAATAAATAAATTGTCAAAATGCTTAATACGACTACGACAAGTGGACCAGGTATTTTTGGTATATATTTCTTAGACACAATTAATAGAAGGATACTTCCTAATCCTATTCCGAATGTTATTGGATTGATTTCTGATATTCGGCTTACTGATTCAAGTAATATCTGGAAAACATCTTTATCCGCTTCCAAACTCACACCTAGTAAATGTTTTAGCTGACTTAATCCGATAATAATTGCAGCAGCTGATGTGAAGCCACTTATAACAGCATGTGATAGGAAATTAACTAAGAACCCAAGTCTCAGTGCACCCATTAAAAATTGAATAAGGCCAATCATTAACATCAGCAGTAGTACTAATGAAATGTACTCATCTGTTCCTGGTTCAGCAATTGTGGACACACCTGCCAAAACTAATAATGAGACCATCGCTACTGGACCTACAGCTAACTGTCGAGAGGTTCCAAATAGTGCATAAATCAGTAGCGGTATCGTTGATGCATATAATCCAATAACGGGAGGTAGTCCAGCTAACATTGCGTATGCCATCCCTTGAGGAATAAGCATAATCGCAACAATTAATCCCGCTGACATATCATCGTTTAAATCTGATTTTTTATAATTTGGAATCCATTCAAAAGCAGGAATAATTTTTTTAAGCATAGTAGTTTTCCTTTCTAAGAAGTATCAATTTTTATTATACTTATACCCCTATACCTATAATAGCTAGTTACATTTCGTTTGTCAATCTCAGCTTCTCGGTATGTACTGTTTTAATTACTGGCTATCAGCCGAAGTTTGCTAGTAAAAAAGAAAAAATCAGCAGTCGAATTGACTGCTGAATGAGTTTTAAGATTTTCTTGTTCTTAAAATAATGTACAAAGACATTTTCTCCAGTTTACTATATGTTTATAACTAACTAGTTCATTTATCATTATTGACAGACTATCACTTGTCGAGTAAATTGTCCTTTTTGTGCGATACAACGGGCAATGATTTCAAAACCAGCAGTATCAAGTAAAACATCTATCGTTTCTACTGTTATGATGACTACCTTGGTGGCAAACTTACGGGCACTTTGGAGCATTTCAAGTTGCATTTCCGGCTCTAACACAGAACAGTGATTGTATGGCATATCGATAATGGCAACATCATATCTACCAATTACGTTTCGTATGTCTTTTAAAATAACATCTCCTTCTA encodes:
- a CDS encoding MBL fold metallo-hydrolase, which produces MTAKAMLAKEVTDRVLNKDNLFILDVRTENDFADWKIEGENFEYVNVPYFELLDGVEEIIDRIPTDKEILVVCAKEGSSMMVAEMIAEERENVSYLKGGMKSWSEHLYKAKVYEDEDIKVYQFVRVGKGCLSYMVVSDGEALLVDPARFVYEYINAAKEDGATISHIVDSHLHADHISGGKEIADQTGGSYYLMKSEGAIFDFKPFEDHEKIVFKNVELEVLAVKTPGHTPGSVSFFVNKKLLFSGDTIFVSGLGRPDLGNKVREWANDLYDTVYNQVAEIADDVIVLPAHYADFDSEINADGFIGDTLGNIRERNEKMFNATREDFLHDVEKSASSVKPPNFEEIIMINRGVEVANNERKQELEIGPNRCAVHHTD
- a CDS encoding sulfurtransferase TusA family protein; the encoded protein is MNIKANVVLDAKGLACPMPIVRTKKAMGELEPGKVIEIQATDKGSTADLKAWSESTGHQYIGTVEEEGFLKHYLRKSSGEENVETKHPNVISNEGLQEKLDSGDAITLLDVREQAEYAFKHIPGSTSIPLEELDEKIAELNTDSTIYVICRTGTRSDLVAQQLTAKGFKDVVNVVPGMSEWNGKTEETVK
- a CDS encoding DsrE/DsrF/DrsH-like family protein, giving the protein MTETKKTTIILFSGDYDKAMAAFIIANGAAAYDHEVTIFTTFWGLNAFRKDEHVPLKKSFLEKMFAKMMPRGVDKMGLSKMHFAGMGPKLIKNVMKKHNAMPLPDLVDMAKEQGVKLVACTMTMDLLGLQKEELIDGIEYAGVAAYLADAEDGNVNLFI
- a CDS encoding SulP family inorganic anion transporter, which codes for MLKKIIPAFEWIPNYKKSDLNDDMSAGLIVAIMLIPQGMAYAMLAGLPPVIGLYASTIPLLIYALFGTSRQLAVGPVAMVSLLVLAGVSTIAEPGTDEYISLVLLLMLMIGLIQFLMGALRLGFLVNFLSHAVISGFTSAAAIIIGLSQLKHLLGVSLEADKDVFQILLESVSRISEINPITFGIGLGSILLLIVSKKYIPKIPGPLVVVVLSILTIYLLKLQQAGVKIIGEVPQGLPSLSLPAFTLEAFLALLPIAIAISLIGFMESIAMAKAIATKEKYKVVPNKELVGLGLANIGGSFFAGYPVTGGFSRSAINYQSGAKTPLATMITAVLIILTLLFFTGFFYYLPNAVLAAIIMVAVYSLIDVKEAKHLFKVKKIDGWTWIITFIATLTIGIEQGILVGVAFSLLVFIGRSAYPHVAELGYLEKEHVFRNIKRYPEAKVDPEVMIFRIDASLYFANMTFLENKLTERLGEKPQTKYVILDFSGVNSIDAVAIHSLEEIMQSFKHIDIEFLFAAVKGPVRDLLQKADWDKKYGNQIHYLSIEQALEAIRK